A stretch of the Vanacampus margaritifer isolate UIUO_Vmar chromosome 6, RoL_Vmar_1.0, whole genome shotgun sequence genome encodes the following:
- the olfml1 gene encoding olfactomedin-like protein 3A isoform X1: protein MSKIDFFVLLLCVFLSMSSVKSQGSPQDAFILQYLERRLVQIEERLNQCEQNTVSVTQKTYDLSSELRGHLSTLNVLRSEVRSQLDSISTRVERVERELEYLENKMPAQSDIEMEEALLEQQIKAAELDQLKRKAKINVENDCNVALSEIKSLKIVKKMGDNAGSWFKDPFNGSAKVYLLSGVRNDTLLEYGSLQSFSERIAVPPVKVVRLPFSWQGTGHVVYNGFLYYHKADTPNHILKVDLSNGTVVDSTLLPGAGRLPVYSLNTNTYLDMAVDELGLWVIHADPEYGGNMVLTKLDKGNLAFESIWDTQCKSHDAEGAFIICGTLYVVYNTHYGGRSTVQCLYDIHDTIHSAESPVLFFPKRYTSHSSIHYHPGDKQLYAWDDGYQTIYKVETHTSDQITDK from the exons atgtccaaaatagatttttttgtccttttgctATGTGTTTTTCTCAGCATGAGTTCAGTTAAGAGCCAGGGTTCCCCCCAGGATGCCTTTATACTTCAATACCTGGAGAGGAGACTGGTTCAGATAGAG GAGCGTCTGAATCAATGTGAGCAAAACACAGTGAGCGTAACCCAGAAGACCTACGATCTCTCCTCAGAATTAAGAGGTCATCTGTCCACCTTGAACGTTTTGAG ATCAGAGGTGAGGAGCCAGCTGGATAGCATCTCTACGCGTGTAGAGCGAGTGGAGAGAGAGCTGGAATATCTCGAAAACAAGATGCCCGCCCAGAGTGACATTGAGATGGAGGAGGCACTTCTGGAACAACAGATAAAAGCAGCAGAATTGGACCAGCTCAAGAGGAAAGCTAAAATCAATGTGGAAAACG ATTGTAATGTAGCTTTGAGTGAAATAAAGTCccttaaaattgtgaaaaagatGGGAGATAACGCAGGCTCCTGGTTCAAGGACCCTTTCAATGGATCAGCTAAG GTCTACCTGCTGAGTGGCGTTCGTAACGACACACTGCTGGAGTACGGATCTCTGCAAAGCTTCTCGGAGAGAATCGCTGTGCCCCCGGTCAAAGTGGTCAGGCTGCCTTTTTCATGGCAGGGAACGGGCCACGTGGTCTACAACGGATTCCTCTACTACCACAAAGCAGACACACCCAACCACATATTAAAA GTCGACCTGTCGAACGGAACAGTAGTGGACAGCACCCTTCTTCCAGGTGCTGGTCGCCTACCAGTGTACAGTTTGAATACCAACACCTACTTGGACATGGCTGTAGATGAACTCGGTCTTTGGGTCATTCATGCTGACCCGGAATATGGAGGAAACATGGTTCTAACTAAACTGGATAAAG GAAACCTGGCATTCGAGTCCATCTGGGATACACAGTGTAAAAGTCATGATGCTGAAGGAGCATTCATAATATGCGGTACACTTTATGTGGTCTACAACACACACTATGGCGGACGGTCAACTGTACAGTGTCTCTATGATATTCACGACACCATCCACAG TGCTGAGAGTCCTGTGCTGTTCTTCCCGAAACGCTACACAAGCCACAGCAGCATCCACTACCACCCTGGAGACAAACAGCTGTATGCCTGGGATGATGGCTACCAGACAATATATAAAGTGGAGACACACACCAGCGATCAAATTACAGATAAATGA
- the olfml1 gene encoding olfactomedin-like protein 1 isoform X2 gives MPAQSDIEMEEALLEQQIKAAELDQLKRKAKINVENDCNVALSEIKSLKIVKKMGDNAGSWFKDPFNGSAKVYLLSGVRNDTLLEYGSLQSFSERIAVPPVKVVRLPFSWQGTGHVVYNGFLYYHKADTPNHILKVDLSNGTVVDSTLLPGAGRLPVYSLNTNTYLDMAVDELGLWVIHADPEYGGNMVLTKLDKGNLAFESIWDTQCKSHDAEGAFIICGTLYVVYNTHYGGRSTVQCLYDIHDTIHSAESPVLFFPKRYTSHSSIHYHPGDKQLYAWDDGYQTIYKVETHTSDQITDK, from the exons ATGCCCGCCCAGAGTGACATTGAGATGGAGGAGGCACTTCTGGAACAACAGATAAAAGCAGCAGAATTGGACCAGCTCAAGAGGAAAGCTAAAATCAATGTGGAAAACG ATTGTAATGTAGCTTTGAGTGAAATAAAGTCccttaaaattgtgaaaaagatGGGAGATAACGCAGGCTCCTGGTTCAAGGACCCTTTCAATGGATCAGCTAAG GTCTACCTGCTGAGTGGCGTTCGTAACGACACACTGCTGGAGTACGGATCTCTGCAAAGCTTCTCGGAGAGAATCGCTGTGCCCCCGGTCAAAGTGGTCAGGCTGCCTTTTTCATGGCAGGGAACGGGCCACGTGGTCTACAACGGATTCCTCTACTACCACAAAGCAGACACACCCAACCACATATTAAAA GTCGACCTGTCGAACGGAACAGTAGTGGACAGCACCCTTCTTCCAGGTGCTGGTCGCCTACCAGTGTACAGTTTGAATACCAACACCTACTTGGACATGGCTGTAGATGAACTCGGTCTTTGGGTCATTCATGCTGACCCGGAATATGGAGGAAACATGGTTCTAACTAAACTGGATAAAG GAAACCTGGCATTCGAGTCCATCTGGGATACACAGTGTAAAAGTCATGATGCTGAAGGAGCATTCATAATATGCGGTACACTTTATGTGGTCTACAACACACACTATGGCGGACGGTCAACTGTACAGTGTCTCTATGATATTCACGACACCATCCACAG TGCTGAGAGTCCTGTGCTGTTCTTCCCGAAACGCTACACAAGCCACAGCAGCATCCACTACCACCCTGGAGACAAACAGCTGTATGCCTGGGATGATGGCTACCAGACAATATATAAAGTGGAGACACACACCAGCGATCAAATTACAGATAAATGA